One Salmo trutta chromosome 12, fSalTru1.1, whole genome shotgun sequence genomic region harbors:
- the smarcad1b gene encoding SWI/SNF-related matrix-associated actin-dependent regulator of chromatin subfamily A containing DEAD/H box 1b yields MNQRRCINHNTDSVNEDLTGQQTHDTVVPETPELKRPPGPGSVRGMESVVLDSDSDEEISGSSMMLSGKSLEKEPVMGAVIILSDEEGEAEIKTALQRNDSQLPKNILGSQDPDRKRRLEVCDSSQQSGASNASKKPALEEDSVTDDSEDEGPEPSWKSQEDMVRKLQTKFPRLVKEELREVLLEHDWHFEDTLEALHMFSEEGERSSQGDTQASSSASSAPQASAHQASPAAKPPACPTSLPHKPPSGTVDKTISRPTKGADRRRRVIPEPGTSSEDEASDDFDESAEGVELNSDGSDQEVGTGSLVKGQILRFFQEASLDELSLISGCSVKKAQRIVELRPFNEWEDLCDALDRGNGLSTDLVQGCRVVLRERDVVRSLMTKCEKIANKMMQDVTQVVERDKGSQKQPEILNGKYQLKPYQLIGQNWLTLLHQNKLSGILADEMGLGKTIQAISFLASLYQEGNKGPHLLTVPASTLDNWVRELNLWCPRLKVLVYYGSVEDRKYLRYDILNRQVDYNIIISTYALTTSNDNDRSLFRKLKLEYAVFDEGHMLKNMSSLRYRHLMAINAKYRLLLTGTPVQNNLLELMSLLNFIMPDMFSSSTSQLTNMFAMKSSEEQSSFEMERISHAKLIMKPFILRRVKSEVLKQLPAKEEKVEFCAMSDQQQQLYNALMQKLKGSTNGEKRELTNVMMQLRKMANHPLLHREHYTTTKLSAMSQLMLKEPTHCEADPALIKEDMEVMTDFELHRLCLQYPSVQDYQLNTDMLLDSGKLSLLTQLLASLKNKGDRVVLFSQFTMMLDILEVFLKHLKHHYIRLDGSTPMSDRIVLIDQYNTELDIFVFLMSTKAGGLGINLTSANVVILHDIDCNPYNDKQAEDRCHRVGQTRTVKVIKLISKDSIEDGMLRIGQKKLKLEQDMTASESQDGDEDSIPEDMASLLKASLGL; encoded by the exons ATGAATCAAAGAAGATGTATCAACCATAACACAGACTCAGTGAATGAAGATCTCACGGGGCAACAAACACATG ATACTGTTGTCCCGGAGACCCCAGAGCTCAAACGTCCCCCAGGGCCCGGCTCAGTGAGAGGCATGGAAAGCGTGGTACTAGACTCTGATTCAGATGAGGAGATATCAGGGTCTTCCATGATGTTGTCGGGGAA GAGTCTGGAAAAGGAACCAGTTATGGGTGCTGTTATCATACTGTCagatgaggagggagaggcgGAGATCAAAACTGCTCTACAGAGAAATGACAGCCAGCTCCCCAAAAACATATTGGGAAGTCAAG ACCCAGACCGGAAGAGGAGACTAGAGGTGTGTGACAGCTCCCAGCAGAGTGGGGCATCAAACGCCAGCAAGAAACCAGCCCTTGAGGAGGATTCAGTG ACAGATGATTCTGAGGATGAGGGTCCAGAGCCCAGCTGGAAGAGCCAGGAGGACATGGTGAGGAAACTGCAGACTAAGTTTCCCCGTCTGGTCAAGGAG GAGCTTAGAGAAGTACTTCTCGAGCATGATTGGCACTTTGAGGACACCCTAGAAGCACTGCACATGTTTTCAGAGGAGG GGGAGAGGTCCAGTCAAGGGGATACCCAGGCATCATCATCAGCTAGTTCAGCCCCCCAAGCCTCAGCACATCAGGCCTCCCCAGCAGCCAAACCCCCTGCTTGTCCCACATCACTACCTCACAAGCCTCCCAGTGGGACCGTAGATAAGACCATCAGTAGGCCGACCAAAGGagcagacaggaggaggagggtgattcCAGAGCCAGGCACCAGCTCTGAAGACGAGGCCAGTGATGACTTTGATGAATCTGCTGAGGGCGTGGAGCTGAACTCTGATGGCTCAGATCAGGAGGTTGGAACAGGGTCTCTTGTGAAGGGCCAGATCCTCAGGTTCTTCCAGGAGGCATCGCTGGACGAGCTGTCTCTCATCTCTGGCTGCTCTGTGAAGAAGGCCCAGAGGATTGTCGAGCTGCGCCCATTTAACGAGTGGGAGGACCTG TGTGATGCTCTTGACAGAGGAAACGGCCTCTCCACTGACCTGGTGCAGGGCTGCCGTGTGGTCCTGAGAGAGCGAGACGTGGTGCGCAGCCTCATGACCAAGTGTGAGAAAATCGCCAACAAGATGATGCAGGACGTGACCCAGGTGGTGGAGAGGGACAAGGGCTCCCAGAAACAGCCTGAGATCCTCAACGGGAA ATACCAGTTGAAGCCTTATCAGCTCATTGGTCAAAATTGGCTGACCCTGCTCCATCAGAACAAGCTGAGTGGAATCCTTGCTGATGAGATG GGTTTGGGGAAGACCATCCAGGCCATCTCGTTCCTGGCCAGCCTGTACCAGGAGGGCAATAAGGGCCCACATCTCCTCACTGTACCTGCTTCCACACTGG ATAATTGGGTGCGGGAGCTGAATCTGTGGTGTCCCAGGCTCAAAGTCCTGGTGTACTATG ggTCTGTGGAGGATCGCAAGTACCTTCGCTATGATATTCTCAACAGACAGGTCGACTACAACATCATCATTTCCAC GTACGCTCTGACCACCAGCAACGATAACGACCGCAGCCTGTTCCGAAAGCTGAAACTGGAGTACGCCGTGTTCGATGAGGGCCACATGCTGAAGAACATGAGCTCGCTGCGGTACCGCCACCTGATGGCCATCAAC GCTAAGTATCGTCTGCTGCTGACTGGGACTCCAGTGCAGAACAACCTCCTGGAGCTCATGTCCCTGCTCAACTTCATCATGCCCGACATGTTCTCCAGCAGCACTTCACAGCTCACCAATATGTTTGCCATG AAATCATCAGAGGAGCAGAGCAGCTTTGAGATGGAGAGGATCTCTCATGCCAAACTGATCATGAAACCCTTCATCCTCAGACGTGTGAAGAGTGAG GTGCTGAAGCAGCTCCCAGCcaaggaggagaaggtggaattCTGTGCCATGagtgaccagcagcagcagctctacAACGCCTTAATGCAGAAGCTCAAGGGATCCACCAATGGAGAGA agagagaactgaccAACGTGATGATGCAGTTGAGGAAGATGGCAAATCATCCGCTGTTGCACCGGGAGCATTATACCACTACCAAACTGTCTGCTATGAGTCAACTCATGCTGAAG GAGCCGACCCACTGTGAAGCAGACCCAGCGCTGATCAAGGAGGACATGGAGGTCATGACAGACTTTGAGCTGCACCGACTTTGTCTTCAGTACCCGTCCGTACAAGACTATCAGCTGAACACAGACATGCTCCTGGACTCAGGAAAACTCAGCCTGCTCACACAGCTTCTGGCCTCTCTCAAAAACAAG GGGGACAGAGTGGTGCTCTTCAGCCAGTTCACCATGATGCTGGACATTCTAGAGGTGTTCCTGAAGCACTTGAAACATCACTACATTCGACTGGATGGATCAACTCCCATGTCTGACAG AATCGTGCTGATTGACCAGTACAACACGGAGTTGGACATCTTTGTGTTCTTGATGTCTACTAAGGCTGGTGGCCTGGGCATCAACCTGACCTCAGCCAATGTGGTCATCTTGCACGACATTGACTGCAACCCCTACAATGATAAGCAGGCCGAGGACCGCTGTCACCGTGTCGGACAGACAAG GACTGTGAAGGTGATCAAGCTGATCAGTAAGGACTCTATAGAGGATGGCATGCTCCGCATCGGTCAGAAGAAACTCAAACTGGAGCAGGATATGACTGCTTCCGAGTCCCAGGACG GAGATGAGGACTCGATACCAGAAGACATGGCCTCCCTGCTGAAGGCCTCACTGGGGCTGTGA